The Desmonostoc muscorum LEGE 12446 genome includes a region encoding these proteins:
- a CDS encoding ABC transporter permease, which produces MDWWRRLKKNPLARFGAILLLIFYIAVIAADFIAPYDPYASQPNGSLLPPTKVYWASQSGQFIGPHVYPTTQGETNLETGDREIIVDFKKPSPLRLFVSGAEYRLLQLTLPLPPKWDEVTIFPGIPLNWHLFGTAGAAKFNVLGTDDQGRDQLSRLLHGGRISMFIGIFGVAISFPLGLLIGGISGYFGGWTDSIIMRLAEVLMTFPSIYLLVTLGAVLPPGLSSTQRFLLIVVITSVIGWAGLARVIRGQVLSIKEREFVQASRAMGGNPLYIIVRHVLPQTATYVIISATLAVPSFIGAEAILSLIGLGIQQPDPSWGNMLSLASNASIMVLQPWLIWPPAVLIILTVLAFNLLGDGLRDALDPRSLRR; this is translated from the coding sequence ATGGATTGGTGGCGACGACTGAAGAAAAATCCTTTGGCACGATTTGGGGCAATATTGCTGTTGATTTTCTACATAGCGGTAATTGCAGCCGATTTTATTGCGCCTTATGACCCCTATGCCTCACAGCCTAATGGTTCATTGCTGCCACCAACTAAGGTATATTGGGCTTCTCAATCAGGGCAGTTTATTGGGCCTCATGTTTATCCCACGACTCAGGGAGAGACGAATTTAGAAACAGGCGATCGCGAAATCATTGTAGACTTCAAAAAACCCTCACCCTTGCGTCTATTTGTCTCTGGCGCAGAATACCGATTGTTGCAGCTAACTTTGCCACTACCCCCCAAGTGGGACGAAGTGACAATTTTTCCGGGTATCCCTTTAAATTGGCATTTATTTGGCACGGCAGGTGCAGCAAAATTTAATGTTTTGGGTACTGATGACCAAGGCCGCGACCAACTCAGTCGCTTGCTGCATGGCGGCCGCATCAGTATGTTTATCGGGATTTTTGGCGTTGCTATTTCCTTTCCTCTCGGTTTGCTGATAGGTGGAATTTCCGGCTACTTCGGAGGTTGGACAGATAGCATCATCATGCGCTTGGCAGAAGTGCTAATGACTTTCCCTAGTATTTATCTTTTGGTCACCTTGGGGGCAGTTTTGCCACCTGGTTTAAGCAGTACCCAGCGGTTTTTGTTGATTGTGGTGATTACTTCGGTTATTGGCTGGGCTGGTTTAGCACGGGTAATTCGCGGACAGGTACTATCAATTAAAGAGCGAGAATTTGTGCAAGCCTCACGGGCAATGGGCGGTAACCCACTTTATATTATTGTCCGCCATGTTTTGCCGCAAACGGCTACCTATGTAATTATCTCTGCTACTCTGGCAGTTCCCAGCTTCATTGGTGCAGAAGCGATACTGAGTCTGATTGGTTTGGGTATTCAACAACCAGACCCTTCTTGGGGCAATATGCTTTCTCTGGCTAGTAATGCTTCAATTATGGTTTTGCAACCTTGGTT
- a CDS encoding Npun_R2479 family HD domain-containing metalloprotein, translated as MFNATEILIDAFVNQIREGYRRTYGCFKNDYQDIIAWAGNMALENIANSDALYHNVEHTVLVTLVGQEILRGKHIREGGVSSEDWLHFIISLVSHDIGYVKGVCRQDRETAGLYATGKNGRMISLAPGASDASLTPYHVDRAKLFIDERFGGHKLIDADAIKSNIELTRFPVPAAEDQQDTKCFAGLVRAADLIGQLSDPRYLKKINSLFYEFEETGMNKVLSYKTPADLRKNYAKFYWNGVYPYIQEGLHYLSLTQQGKQILANLYSNVFVVEHERQQEEQQRYLEELGVKS; from the coding sequence ATGTTCAATGCCACTGAAATTTTAATTGATGCCTTTGTAAACCAAATTCGAGAAGGCTACCGTCGCACCTATGGCTGCTTTAAAAATGATTATCAGGACATCATCGCCTGGGCTGGTAACATGGCTTTGGAAAACATCGCCAATAGCGATGCGCTTTACCATAATGTTGAACACACCGTCTTAGTTACCCTGGTGGGGCAGGAAATTTTGCGTGGTAAACACATCAGAGAAGGTGGTGTTTCCAGTGAAGATTGGCTGCATTTCATCATCTCCTTAGTCAGCCATGATATTGGCTACGTTAAAGGAGTTTGCCGACAAGACCGAGAAACAGCAGGCTTATATGCCACAGGTAAAAATGGCAGAATGATTTCTTTGGCTCCTGGGGCTTCTGATGCCAGTCTGACGCCGTATCATGTTGATAGAGCAAAGCTGTTTATTGATGAGCGTTTTGGCGGTCACAAGTTAATAGATGCCGATGCGATTAAAAGCAATATTGAATTGACTCGATTTCCGGTGCCTGCGGCAGAGGATCAGCAAGATACAAAGTGCTTTGCAGGATTAGTCCGTGCTGCTGATTTGATTGGGCAATTAAGTGACCCACGTTACTTAAAGAAAATTAATTCTTTATTCTACGAGTTTGAAGAAACTGGTATGAATAAAGTGTTGAGCTATAAAACTCCTGCGGATTTACGTAAGAACTACGCGAAGTTTTACTGGAATGGAGTATATCCCTATATCCAAGAAGGACTGCATTATCTGTCACTGACACAACAGGGAAAACAAATTCTGGCTAATCTCTACTCGAATGTGTTTGTTGTGGAACACGAAAGACAACAAGAAGAACAGCAACGGTATTTAGAGGAGTTAGGAGTTAAGAGTTAG
- a CDS encoding efflux RND transporter periplasmic adaptor subunit, giving the protein MSDESVSEVEVEEPVTFEDASFPNKPDQKQTRAWLKPLFLGTGLGIAIAFGGMAISSRLPSRQQSAVADKKVNPAMTVTIATVQNARVVRTLKTTGTVAASDLIPVLPQTNGLQIKSIPEDIKEGAFVKKGQVLAVLDDSVLQNQISQAKADVESKQADVKSRQADLASKQADLASNQAIVQQKQADLAQSRARLEEAAKNYQRYQQLADSGTISKQELDTRSYAVKTAIEVVNLGQQNVRSAQASVRSAQSNIANAQASINKAKADVKSSAAKVQQLQTQLGQTVVRAPVSGVIAEKLARVGDVTGVPPQTQVGTVIGGTQKLFSIIQDEKLELQAKVPETQLTQVKIGASVQITSDVDRRVRSQGRVREIQPQLNDQRREAIVKIDLPPTTPLKPGMFARAAITTNSAIGMVVPQKAVQSQADSSVIVFTLSGEDTVGIQKVELGDPVNGDKVEIKSGLQLGERVIVDGAAYLKDGDKVRIAK; this is encoded by the coding sequence GTGAGCGATGAGAGTGTTTCAGAAGTTGAGGTGGAAGAACCTGTAACGTTTGAAGATGCTAGCTTTCCAAACAAACCAGACCAAAAACAAACTAGAGCATGGTTGAAGCCATTATTCTTGGGTACTGGTTTAGGAATAGCGATCGCCTTTGGTGGTATGGCTATATCCAGTCGTCTGCCATCTCGTCAACAAAGCGCAGTCGCGGATAAAAAAGTTAACCCAGCGATGACTGTCACCATCGCCACAGTGCAAAATGCCCGTGTTGTTCGTACCCTGAAAACAACAGGTACTGTAGCAGCCAGTGATTTAATTCCGGTACTACCCCAGACAAACGGCCTACAAATCAAAAGCATCCCTGAAGATATCAAAGAAGGAGCTTTTGTCAAAAAAGGTCAAGTATTAGCGGTATTAGATGATTCCGTACTCCAAAACCAAATTAGCCAAGCCAAAGCAGATGTGGAATCAAAACAAGCAGATGTCAAATCCCGACAAGCAGATTTGGCATCTAAGCAAGCAGATTTGGCATCAAATCAGGCAATAGTCCAGCAAAAACAAGCAGATTTAGCTCAATCAAGAGCGAGGTTAGAGGAAGCAGCCAAGAATTATCAGCGATATCAACAACTTGCTGACTCTGGAACCATTAGCAAACAAGAACTCGACACCCGTTCCTACGCTGTGAAAACTGCCATAGAAGTTGTGAATCTTGGTCAACAAAATGTCCGTAGTGCCCAAGCCAGCGTCAGAAGTGCCCAGTCAAACATTGCTAATGCCCAAGCCAGCATCAACAAAGCCAAAGCCGATGTCAAGAGTAGTGCAGCTAAGGTGCAACAACTCCAAACTCAGTTGGGACAAACTGTAGTGCGTGCGCCGGTTTCTGGAGTCATCGCCGAGAAACTGGCTAGGGTTGGTGATGTCACTGGGGTGCCACCGCAAACCCAAGTGGGAACCGTGATTGGTGGCACACAAAAGCTATTTTCGATTATCCAGGATGAAAAACTAGAACTTCAGGCGAAAGTGCCTGAAACACAACTCACACAGGTAAAAATTGGTGCATCCGTGCAAATTACCTCAGATGTCGATCGCCGCGTGCGATCGCAAGGACGAGTCAGGGAAATCCAACCACAGCTCAACGATCAAAGGCGTGAGGCTATAGTAAAAATTGACTTGCCACCAACAACTCCACTCAAACCAGGAATGTTTGCCCGTGCTGCAATTACCACCAATTCAGCCATAGGCATGGTAGTACCGCAAAAAGCAGTGCAGTCCCAAGCAGATTCCAGTGTAATTGTATTCACCTTATCGGGTGAGGATACAGTGGGCATCCAAAAAGTAGAGTTAGGAGATCCTGTTAATGGTGACAAAGTGGAAATCAAGAGTGGCTTGCAATTAGGTGAACGTGTAATAGTTGACGGTGCAGCGTATCTCAAAGATGGCGATAAGGTGCGAATTGCGAAGTAA